A genomic region of Thermogemmata fonticola contains the following coding sequences:
- a CDS encoding DUF2339 domain-containing protein: MKTEGLVFFRFLSWGDAPRRMLAASLCQHGGGWLAAATLLAVGGPLFVCMPPWTDVTLYDLAARNVLRGGVHYRDVFDTNFPGMVWCFALLRWLVGSSSEWLRLADLVVIGSAVAALAVGLKRGGVPPSRLGWFVAACALFYLFLSEFNHVQRDGWMLLPALLALEVRWRRWRLGHDLSGQCSFRRHRLAVGEGMLWGVGVWLKPHVSIPALAVVGAGVVLLYRRGGWRILAGDSAAVLAGGLLCGAAGIAWLMATGAWPYFLDILTRWVPGYLSYWPEGLAFRAGYLFRCFGPWSALHALALPIAAYWLYRLIAIRALPGTSLAPGSSTSMKRLSDDSGDQGEGPIGITLLAALYVGWLLQVVVVQKPFDYAHVPPVFLALALLTVGGWNASKLLVLGVLAGSLLLQVPPVSAAWQRMQQFPLLERWTAHPLLDRERTGLWLRCWTEGSTPELRNRLGLYIDCHCATNWEDLAQVADYLRQVHPPLQDGELNCWHDGTHPLYLLLNLEPATRYLHYGTAFSIRARVGEIAEAVAWSRQRYVVSDLYPVLPDISPDQLPVADGQELHLPRDFPAPYRQLFPWNQPLVFRWGRYCVHKVEGPLGVIDIHP; this comes from the coding sequence GTGAAAACCGAGGGTTTGGTGTTTTTCCGCTTCTTATCCTGGGGTGATGCACCAAGGCGGATGCTGGCGGCGAGCCTCTGCCAGCATGGCGGGGGTTGGCTGGCGGCCGCCACGCTGTTGGCCGTTGGCGGCCCGCTGTTTGTCTGCATGCCGCCGTGGACCGATGTGACGCTCTACGACCTGGCGGCGCGGAATGTGCTGCGCGGCGGCGTCCATTACCGGGATGTGTTTGATACCAACTTTCCGGGCATGGTCTGGTGTTTCGCTCTGCTCCGTTGGTTGGTTGGTTCCAGCTCCGAATGGCTCCGCCTCGCTGATCTGGTGGTGATCGGCAGCGCGGTGGCCGCCTTGGCGGTGGGGTTGAAGCGCGGGGGAGTGCCGCCCTCCCGGCTGGGTTGGTTCGTGGCGGCGTGTGCCCTCTTTTATCTGTTCCTCAGCGAATTCAATCACGTGCAGCGGGATGGGTGGATGCTGCTGCCGGCCCTATTGGCCCTGGAGGTGCGGTGGCGGCGGTGGCGGCTCGGCCACGACCTGTCAGGGCAGTGTTCCTTCCGGCGGCATAGGCTGGCGGTGGGTGAAGGCATGCTCTGGGGGGTCGGAGTGTGGCTCAAGCCGCATGTCAGCATCCCGGCGCTGGCTGTGGTGGGAGCCGGTGTCGTACTGCTTTATCGCCGCGGCGGATGGCGTATCCTGGCCGGGGATAGCGCCGCTGTGCTGGCCGGGGGGCTACTCTGCGGTGCAGCCGGGATCGCCTGGCTAATGGCTACCGGAGCCTGGCCGTACTTCCTGGACATCCTGACCCGTTGGGTGCCCGGTTATCTGAGCTACTGGCCGGAGGGCCTCGCCTTTCGGGCTGGTTACCTTTTCCGGTGCTTTGGTCCCTGGAGTGCCTTGCATGCCTTGGCCCTGCCAATCGCGGCTTACTGGCTGTATCGCCTGATCGCCATCCGCGCACTTCCTGGTACCAGTCTGGCTCCTGGTTCCTCAACGTCCATGAAAAGGCTAAGCGATGATAGCGGTGATCAAGGTGAAGGGCCGATCGGGATAACCCTCCTGGCGGCCTTATATGTTGGGTGGTTGCTGCAAGTGGTGGTCGTGCAAAAGCCGTTCGATTACGCCCATGTTCCCCCAGTGTTCCTGGCCCTCGCCCTGCTGACGGTCGGGGGCTGGAATGCCAGCAAGCTCCTGGTGCTGGGAGTGCTCGCCGGTTCGCTGCTGCTGCAAGTACCGCCGGTGTCTGCGGCATGGCAGCGGATGCAACAATTCCCCCTGCTCGAACGCTGGACGGCCCATCCGCTTTTGGACCGAGAGCGCACCGGCCTTTGGCTCCGTTGCTGGACAGAAGGCAGCACGCCGGAATTGCGCAACCGCTTGGGGCTGTACATCGATTGCCATTGCGCCACGAATTGGGAGGACCTGGCTCAAGTCGCGGACTATTTGCGGCAAGTGCACCCGCCGCTCCAGGATGGCGAGCTGAATTGCTGGCATGACGGCACGCATCCCCTGTACCTCCTCCTGAATCTGGAGCCGGCGACGCGGTACCTGCACTATGGCACGGCCTTCTCCATCCGCGCACGAGTGGGGGAGATCGCCGAGGCGGTGGCCTGGAGCCGCCAGCGCTACGTGGTGAGCGATCTCTACCCTGTTCTCCCGGACATTTCTCCTGACCAATTACCGGTAGCGGACGGCCAGGAACTCCACTTGCCCCGGGACTTTCCCGCACCCTACCGCCAGCTCTTTCCCTGGAATCAGCCGCTGGTTTTCCGCTGGGGCCGGTATTGCGTCCACAAGGTGGAAGGTCCGCTCGGCGTGATCGACATCCACCCTTGA
- a CDS encoding YbhB/YbcL family Raf kinase inhibitor-like protein, which produces MALTLTSPAFSHGGEIPTEYTCEGPDVSPELRWSGAPPGTQSFALIVDDPDAPDPAAPKMTWVHWVLYNLPADCTGLAKDVRQLPAGTCEGLNDWKRTGYGGPCPPIGRHRYFFKLYALDTVLPDLGTPTKDRLLQAMQGHILAQAELMGTYQKKK; this is translated from the coding sequence ATGGCTCTGACGTTAACTTCACCGGCATTTAGCCACGGCGGCGAGATTCCCACGGAATACACTTGTGAAGGGCCGGATGTGTCCCCGGAGCTGCGCTGGTCCGGTGCGCCTCCCGGAACGCAGAGCTTCGCCCTGATCGTGGATGATCCCGATGCGCCCGATCCCGCGGCGCCCAAGATGACCTGGGTGCATTGGGTGCTCTACAACCTACCCGCGGACTGCACCGGCTTGGCCAAGGATGTCCGCCAGTTGCCGGCGGGGACCTGTGAAGGACTCAATGACTGGAAACGCACCGGCTACGGCGGACCTTGCCCCCCCATCGGGCGGCATCGCTACTTCTTCAAACTGTACGCTCTAGATACCGTCCTGCCGGATTTGGGCACGCCGACCAAGGACCGGCTCCTCCAGGCCATGCAAGGCCACATCCTGGCTCAGGCGGAACTGATGGGCACCTATCAGAAGAAGAAATAG
- a CDS encoding RHS repeat protein: MAFRPFAFSASVPRVSAKLAPWPALCTQTRTHNAQNEITGISGAVLPTYDANGNLTRDEAGRQFVYDAWNRLVEVRDGSGETVKRYAYDGLHRRISETAGGVITDFYYSDSWQVLEERVGGQTTVQYVWSPVYVDALILRDRDSDGDGTLDQRLWVVQDANFTVTAVVDDGGNVVERYVYDPFGRVRKMATCRVKLNIRVETQMGLNRSGHVGRRHISVTTKRRGYQQNELPDRIIAGFLS; this comes from the coding sequence ATGGCCTTTCGGCCTTTCGCATTTTCCGCCAGTGTTCCAAGAGTTTCCGCCAAGCTGGCTCCCTGGCCCGCGCTCTGCACGCAGACGCGGACGCACAATGCCCAGAACGAGATCACGGGTATCAGTGGTGCGGTGCTGCCGACCTATGATGCGAATGGCAACCTGACGCGGGACGAGGCGGGTCGGCAGTTTGTCTACGATGCCTGGAATCGGTTGGTGGAGGTGCGGGATGGCAGCGGTGAGACGGTGAAGCGGTATGCCTACGACGGTCTGCATCGGCGGATCAGCGAGACGGCGGGTGGAGTAATCACGGACTTCTACTACTCCGATTCCTGGCAGGTGCTGGAGGAGCGGGTCGGCGGGCAGACCACGGTGCAGTACGTGTGGAGTCCGGTGTACGTTGATGCCCTCATTCTCCGGGATCGGGACAGTGACGGTGATGGGACACTGGACCAGCGTTTGTGGGTGGTGCAGGACGCCAATTTCACCGTGACGGCGGTGGTGGATGACGGTGGAAATGTTGTCGAGCGTTACGTCTACGACCCATTCGGTCGGGTGCGGAAAATGGCCACTTGCCGGGTGAAACTGAACATTCGGGTTGAGACCCAGATGGGGCTAAACCGTAGCGGACACGTTGGTCGCAGACACATCTCTGTTACTACCAAGCGGCGTGGTTATCAACAGAATGAGTTGCCCGACCGAATCATTGCAGGGTTTCTGAGTTAA
- a CDS encoding c-type cytochrome domain-containing protein has translation MPTAGKPKTFSDGGVNGPAKRASAGDRDSRAALSPRPKGCRCWYSSFRLIVGWGAAAGLTWLVAGNAEFHQAVQAEPQSSSTKLPPSEQPAPPSQGPINTEQRRGDLALAARHILHQYCRECHGGAKKQGRLVISHAESLLRQDLPVPWVKPGEPSASQIVHFLEEGSMPPGNRPRPKPEEVRLLREWIAAGAPAFPAAFDEDYILTTLVRDLAQRGRDAPYGRYVSLAHCVPPQLGSPTLRSLESELRRHLQQCGLQELVPIDPPATVFRFDIREAHWHSRELFLRLQQGAPAGVYPLSPYDLLLLEYPFVENAEGASRWPSAIQDYLQAARLIRPVPYLRGDWLSAYLASSSPLAEELRNLTALAESLERQGWPPAGREKEAPCGPVPRPFHTLPLPASALPPGRQPVTAWYRSAASPANLPKGWQAELISSQGQPLRRVRKGEPFRLRLQAPQDVHFTLLMIWCTGHIETVETNRGGFLKRGEHILTPREAEAFRIVDILTGEKETREFFLLLASPQPLPALTLVRSRHAASPRCELQRRFPIERFLLEAQGRPAPLESLLVPIPLSE, from the coding sequence ATGCCAACAGCAGGCAAACCCAAGACGTTCTCCGACGGCGGCGTGAATGGTCCCGCGAAGCGAGCGTCCGCTGGGGACCGTGATTCTCGCGCGGCTCTGTCCCCTCGGCCGAAGGGCTGCCGCTGCTGGTATTCCTCCTTCCGGCTTATCGTGGGGTGGGGGGCAGCAGCCGGGCTGACGTGGCTTGTGGCTGGGAATGCGGAGTTTCACCAGGCGGTGCAGGCAGAACCACAGTCATCCTCCACAAAGCTCCCGCCCTCGGAGCAGCCTGCGCCCCCTTCTCAGGGGCCGATCAATACGGAGCAGCGGCGCGGCGATCTGGCCCTGGCAGCCCGCCACATTCTGCACCAGTACTGCCGTGAATGCCACGGCGGAGCGAAAAAGCAAGGGCGGCTGGTGATTTCCCACGCGGAGTCTTTGCTGCGGCAGGACCTGCCCGTGCCCTGGGTCAAGCCGGGGGAACCCTCCGCTTCGCAGATTGTGCACTTCCTGGAAGAAGGGTCGATGCCGCCGGGGAATCGGCCCCGGCCCAAACCCGAAGAGGTCCGCCTTCTGCGGGAGTGGATCGCAGCCGGCGCCCCAGCGTTCCCCGCCGCTTTCGATGAGGACTACATTCTGACCACACTGGTGCGCGATCTGGCCCAACGGGGCCGAGATGCCCCCTACGGCCGCTATGTCTCCCTGGCTCACTGCGTCCCACCCCAGTTGGGCAGCCCCACGCTGCGGTCCCTGGAAAGCGAGTTACGCCGCCACTTGCAACAGTGCGGCCTCCAGGAACTGGTGCCAATCGACCCCCCGGCCACGGTCTTCCGCTTCGACATCCGCGAGGCGCACTGGCACAGCCGGGAGTTATTCCTCCGCCTGCAACAGGGCGCCCCTGCCGGTGTCTATCCCTTGTCACCATACGATCTGCTGCTGCTGGAGTATCCCTTCGTGGAAAATGCGGAGGGCGCCTCGCGCTGGCCGTCCGCCATTCAGGACTACCTCCAGGCGGCTCGCTTGATCCGTCCCGTTCCGTATCTGCGTGGGGATTGGCTGAGTGCATATTTGGCTTCTTCCTCCCCTCTGGCCGAAGAGTTGCGCAACCTAACGGCCCTGGCTGAGAGTCTGGAACGGCAAGGCTGGCCGCCGGCGGGGCGGGAAAAAGAGGCGCCCTGCGGTCCTGTGCCGCGCCCCTTCCACACTTTGCCTTTACCCGCCTCTGCTCTTCCTCCGGGACGGCAGCCCGTGACAGCTTGGTACCGCTCCGCTGCTTCCCCCGCCAACCTTCCGAAAGGATGGCAGGCGGAATTGATTTCGTCCCAAGGCCAACCCCTGCGACGGGTGCGAAAAGGGGAACCGTTCCGGCTGCGCCTCCAGGCGCCCCAGGATGTCCATTTCACGCTGCTGATGATCTGGTGCACGGGCCACATCGAGACGGTGGAAACCAATCGGGGCGGGTTCCTGAAAAGGGGCGAGCACATCCTGACCCCGCGGGAGGCGGAGGCATTTCGGATCGTCGATATCCTGACCGGAGAGAAGGAAACCCGCGAATTCTTCCTGCTGCTGGCCTCCCCTCAACCCTTGCCCGCCCTCACCCTCGTGCGCAGCCGCCATGCTGCTTCCCCCCGCTGCGAACTCCAGCGCCGTTTCCCCATCGAGCGCTTCCTCCTGGAAGCCCAGGGCCGGCCCGCGCCGCTGGAAAGCCTGCTCGTTCCCATTCCGCTGTCGGAATAA
- a CDS encoding ABC transporter permease: MRAVWILAAKDLRLLLRDARSAVILLLTPLVLIVVLGVALGEGFGEKPDDRLRITVLNLDRGLPQGVDFPEKSWAEVVLDDLSATPDIRIELLPSRTVAERLIAQSRRPAVLILESDFSERLQRCSFLAQGDPPPINPLGRDGIRLEALGVQLLADRTQPVSAAMVEQVIQVALLRVVVPWMIGRAFERVGDEAFMAMVAQRLHQVRPIPAAVLQELDPVVQKLLVNLTQDPEFLTLVAAEFARSDPVRAVGDAAVVQRRSAEFRRAVHRAFQNRELLSRVGRDISFGEVLTPAVRQEVGPRVQEGVADLFPNYNFRARTWAELVKSEPRQPGENNRTPWRDTSGSGFLGRGALRYQLLVPTYTVLFMFFLVLSGGWLFVAERKHNTLLRLRAAPLSDTQILAGKWIPCLALSLFQGWFLFLGGKWLFGMHWGSQPLYVLGALTATSFAAVGLTVFVASLARTETQVSVYGTLLVLILGGLSGALMPRDLMPEQMRTISLLTPPAWSLEAILHAITEPEPDRLRIGQACGVLLAFGLVFTLLARWRMDLRS, encoded by the coding sequence ATGAGGGCGGTATGGATTTTGGCGGCGAAAGACCTGCGGCTATTGCTGCGTGACGCCCGCAGTGCTGTGATCCTGTTGCTGACGCCCCTGGTGCTGATCGTCGTCCTCGGAGTCGCTCTGGGAGAAGGGTTTGGGGAAAAGCCGGACGATCGCCTGCGAATCACGGTACTGAATCTCGACCGGGGTCTGCCGCAGGGGGTGGATTTCCCGGAGAAGTCCTGGGCGGAGGTGGTGCTGGATGATCTCAGCGCCACGCCGGACATTCGCATCGAGTTGCTGCCCTCGCGGACTGTGGCGGAGCGGCTGATTGCCCAATCGCGCCGCCCGGCCGTGTTGATCCTGGAGAGCGATTTCTCCGAACGTCTGCAGCGCTGCTCATTTCTCGCGCAGGGGGACCCGCCGCCGATCAATCCCCTGGGCCGGGATGGCATCCGTCTGGAAGCTCTGGGGGTGCAGTTGCTGGCGGATCGCACCCAGCCGGTTTCCGCGGCGATGGTCGAACAGGTTATCCAGGTGGCACTGTTGCGGGTGGTCGTTCCCTGGATGATCGGCCGGGCATTTGAGCGGGTCGGCGACGAAGCCTTTATGGCGATGGTGGCCCAGCGGCTCCACCAGGTACGGCCCATCCCGGCGGCGGTGCTCCAGGAACTCGACCCGGTCGTGCAGAAACTGCTCGTGAATCTGACGCAGGACCCGGAATTCCTCACCCTGGTGGCGGCGGAGTTTGCCCGTAGCGATCCCGTGCGTGCGGTGGGGGATGCGGCCGTGGTCCAGCGGCGCTCGGCGGAGTTCCGCCGGGCGGTGCACCGGGCGTTCCAAAACCGGGAGTTGCTGAGCCGCGTTGGGCGGGACATTTCTTTTGGCGAAGTGCTGACACCGGCGGTGCGGCAGGAAGTGGGACCGCGGGTCCAGGAGGGCGTGGCGGACTTGTTTCCGAACTACAATTTCCGGGCGCGGACCTGGGCGGAATTGGTCAAAAGCGAGCCGCGCCAGCCGGGGGAAAACAACCGCACTCCCTGGCGCGACACCAGCGGCAGCGGCTTCCTGGGACGCGGGGCCTTGCGCTACCAACTCCTCGTACCCACCTACACCGTCCTGTTCATGTTCTTCCTGGTGCTCAGCGGGGGTTGGCTGTTCGTTGCCGAACGCAAGCACAATACCTTGCTCCGTCTGCGGGCCGCCCCCCTCAGCGACACCCAGATTCTCGCCGGCAAATGGATCCCCTGCTTGGCTTTATCCCTGTTCCAGGGGTGGTTCCTCTTCCTCGGCGGGAAGTGGCTCTTTGGGATGCATTGGGGAAGCCAGCCGCTTTACGTCCTGGGCGCGCTGACCGCCACCTCCTTCGCCGCGGTGGGGCTGACCGTGTTCGTCGCCAGTCTGGCCCGCACGGAAACCCAGGTCTCCGTCTACGGCACCCTGCTTGTGCTGATCCTGGGCGGACTCAGCGGCGCTCTCATGCCCCGCGATCTGATGCCCGAACAGATGCGAACGATCAGCCTACTAACCCCCCCGGCGTGGTCCCTGGAAGCGATCCTCCACGCAATCACGGAACCGGAACCGGACCGGCTACGGATCGGCCAGGCGTGCGGCGTCCTCCTGGCGTTTGGCCTGGTGTTCACCCTCTTGGCCCGCTGGCGGATGGACTTGCGTTCCTGA
- a CDS encoding acetate and sugar kinases/Hsc70/actin family protein, with protein sequence MSIRVPLIMENIYIRTGLCAHTFQLSGHIRPSQPWDQLASFGVLIYWPREFGWLRLYAMADAGSGGTNIPFQDSTAGLDRVCQDHAARREQVAPGKFLSNYRFLASSLPQMNRVFLTVEVDTDDEGFHNQVQQLGAADKQEYTHPIRLLIFDGKQFGRYIQQEGELSLILKPCTPLPRYEGVLTIDLGNTSTTAVTQDLRDQTYLSTSLKTVPLEEGRSSGGEAQPLVSAVRIDRIISFGANIEGQRRFPSLPTDERAGAIRFVAGERAVTNLSAGDVGVVLGAKQLLSTQPLFRPASSEGADWTAMRQEEPTFSLLTEHERAPGVIQRETIEMLHRVPGELLFSYVYQQFRRAQKGWPDDVVLTYPTTYSPRELLQLQKAAALGWLRAMGLPQSDQNASLDTGGDGTLQELGSRVRQWLQNPDTPCPLIGLALDEATAAAFYYLYRRVFDLHGGLVRFRYLYPNGIHMLLVDVGGGTTDIALVRAVSPVQEQHNLYVEILNRSGLRRFGGDAMTREICRLLKAKVQGLIRRVRQMPNTPPPLPAQLPAGQARQIVEGYITRLRDADPKDELVPTRFDPNRMDEDNLQRRTCFHGLWRLAEEIKRRLSESAKDSRGRSVRLRDLDPSLLRADTSPLMAGILRNIPQQVQNTLINQIADTTISRSEVDPLLRDHLERLVQQCNRLIMDQMDKDLETGVGIDWVILSGNGSLYPLCREVLEERLCVPYVQQKLYCEEQNLKYAVAKGATLARMVERVPRTLQIRFNSRLCDLLPFDVGYHDMRTGRHRVLFTAMTSYRQLESQAQEVDLRSVTSGEAGWEGGQQLGRVFNLERRFPGEEEHRWEPYLSYEFKDPLSGRIEISYVSAEGFFRVMDRETGAIGQMRVMTAEDSRPVAMGGDI encoded by the coding sequence ATGTCGATCCGCGTGCCTCTGATCATGGAGAACATTTACATCCGCACGGGGTTGTGTGCCCATACATTCCAATTGTCTGGCCACATACGCCCCAGTCAACCCTGGGACCAATTGGCTTCTTTTGGCGTGTTGATCTATTGGCCGCGGGAGTTCGGCTGGCTGCGGCTCTATGCTATGGCGGATGCCGGCAGCGGCGGGACGAATATCCCCTTCCAGGACAGTACGGCCGGTCTCGATAGGGTCTGCCAAGATCATGCCGCCCGGCGGGAACAGGTGGCGCCGGGGAAATTTCTGAGCAACTACCGCTTCCTCGCCTCGAGTCTGCCGCAAATGAACCGCGTGTTCCTCACAGTCGAGGTGGATACTGATGACGAGGGTTTCCACAACCAGGTTCAGCAGTTGGGAGCCGCCGACAAACAGGAGTACACCCATCCGATCCGGTTGTTGATTTTCGATGGCAAGCAGTTCGGGCGGTATATCCAGCAGGAAGGAGAGCTTTCGCTGATCCTCAAGCCCTGCACTCCCCTGCCGCGCTATGAAGGGGTGTTGACCATCGATTTGGGGAACACGAGCACCACGGCCGTGACGCAGGACTTGCGCGACCAGACCTACCTTTCCACCTCGCTCAAGACGGTGCCGTTGGAGGAAGGGCGGAGCAGCGGCGGCGAAGCCCAACCGCTGGTGTCGGCCGTGCGGATCGACCGGATCATCAGTTTTGGAGCCAACATTGAAGGGCAGCGCCGCTTTCCGAGCCTGCCGACAGATGAGAGGGCCGGGGCCATCCGTTTCGTGGCGGGGGAACGGGCGGTCACCAATTTGAGCGCCGGCGATGTGGGGGTGGTCCTGGGTGCCAAGCAGTTGTTGAGCACGCAGCCGTTGTTTCGTCCGGCGTCGTCCGAGGGGGCCGATTGGACGGCGATGCGGCAGGAGGAGCCGACGTTTTCCCTGCTGACGGAGCATGAACGCGCGCCAGGGGTGATCCAGCGGGAAACCATCGAGATGCTCCATCGGGTCCCCGGCGAGCTGCTCTTCAGCTACGTTTATCAGCAATTCCGCCGGGCCCAGAAAGGTTGGCCCGATGACGTGGTCCTGACCTATCCGACGACCTACAGCCCCCGCGAGTTGCTGCAACTCCAGAAAGCCGCGGCGCTAGGCTGGCTGCGGGCGATGGGGCTGCCCCAGAGCGACCAAAACGCCTCCCTTGACACAGGCGGGGATGGCACGTTGCAAGAGTTGGGCAGCCGCGTCCGGCAGTGGTTGCAGAACCCCGACACCCCTTGCCCCTTGATCGGCCTAGCGTTGGATGAAGCGACGGCGGCGGCCTTCTACTATCTCTATCGGCGCGTCTTCGACCTGCATGGCGGGCTGGTCCGTTTCCGCTATCTCTATCCCAACGGCATCCACATGCTGCTGGTGGATGTTGGGGGTGGGACGACGGATATTGCTTTGGTTCGCGCTGTATCTCCGGTCCAGGAACAGCATAATTTGTATGTGGAAATCCTCAACCGTAGCGGTTTGCGCCGCTTCGGCGGCGATGCTATGACCCGCGAGATTTGCCGCCTGCTCAAGGCCAAAGTGCAAGGGCTCATCCGGCGTGTGCGGCAAATGCCGAATACTCCGCCGCCTCTGCCCGCGCAGCTTCCGGCAGGTCAAGCCCGCCAAATCGTGGAAGGCTACATCACTCGCCTGCGGGATGCCGATCCTAAGGATGAACTGGTTCCTACCCGTTTCGACCCCAACAGAATGGACGAGGACAACCTCCAGCGGCGGACCTGCTTCCACGGCCTCTGGCGCCTGGCCGAAGAAATCAAGCGCCGGCTCAGCGAATCCGCTAAGGATAGCCGCGGACGCAGCGTACGCCTGCGGGATTTGGACCCCTCCTTGCTCCGAGCCGATACATCCCCCCTCATGGCAGGCATACTCCGCAACATTCCGCAACAGGTCCAAAATACCCTGATCAACCAGATTGCTGACACCACGATCTCCCGGAGCGAAGTCGATCCCCTCCTGCGCGACCATTTGGAACGATTGGTCCAGCAATGCAATCGCTTGATCATGGACCAAATGGACAAGGACCTGGAAACGGGAGTGGGAATCGACTGGGTGATCCTCTCCGGCAACGGCTCGCTCTATCCCCTGTGCCGGGAGGTTTTGGAAGAGAGGCTCTGCGTGCCGTATGTCCAGCAGAAACTGTACTGCGAGGAGCAAAATCTGAAGTATGCTGTGGCGAAGGGAGCGACCCTGGCCCGGATGGTAGAGCGCGTGCCCCGCACGTTGCAGATTCGCTTCAATAGCCGCTTGTGCGATCTGCTGCCCTTCGACGTCGGTTATCACGACATGCGGACCGGTCGACACCGCGTGCTGTTTACCGCTATGACCAGTTACCGGCAACTGGAGTCTCAGGCCCAGGAAGTCGATTTGCGTTCCGTCACGAGCGGGGAGGCAGGTTGGGAGGGGGGGCAACAACTGGGGCGTGTTTTCAACCTGGAACGCCGGTTTCCGGGTGAGGAGGAGCATCGGTGGGAGCCGTACCTGTCGTATGAGTTCAAGGACCCCCTCTCCGGGCGGATCGAGATTAGTTATGTTTCCGCGGAGGGGTTTTTCCGGGTGATGGACAGAGAAACGGGGGCCATCGGCCAGATGCGCGTCATGACTGCGGAGGATAGCCGTCCCGTGGCGATGGGGGGAGACATTTGA
- a CDS encoding RNA polymerase sigma factor, whose protein sequence is MAEPTPPRDDRDLVAAYQAGSDTAAQILFDRYCEKLLRLARRRIGQRLLKRIDPEDVIQSAFRTFFVHLRKSDFSFAEESDLFKLLVRLTVHKTLRQIAHHRAAKRDPAREVVNVLDDRDLMEQLISQEPPPEAEVTLVEEMERFFARLSDFECKVLELRLQGYSTSEIAQKLQTYDRKIRRVLERIEKLAHQHAAESG, encoded by the coding sequence ATGGCCGAACCCACACCCCCGCGCGATGACCGCGATCTCGTCGCCGCCTATCAGGCCGGCAGTGATACGGCCGCGCAGATTCTCTTCGACCGCTATTGCGAGAAGTTGCTCCGCTTGGCTCGCCGCCGCATCGGCCAGCGCCTCCTGAAACGCATCGACCCGGAGGATGTGATCCAATCCGCCTTCCGCACCTTCTTCGTCCACCTGCGCAAAAGCGACTTCAGCTTTGCTGAGGAAAGCGATCTGTTCAAGCTGCTCGTGCGGCTGACGGTGCACAAAACCCTCCGGCAGATCGCCCACCACCGGGCCGCCAAACGCGATCCCGCCCGCGAAGTCGTGAATGTTTTGGACGACCGGGACCTGATGGAACAGTTGATCTCCCAGGAGCCGCCGCCGGAAGCGGAAGTGACCCTCGTGGAAGAGATGGAGCGCTTCTTCGCCCGCCTCTCCGACTTCGAGTGCAAGGTCCTGGAACTGCGCTTGCAGGGATATTCCACCTCCGAGATCGCCCAGAAGCTCCAAACTTACGATCGCAAAATCCGGCGGGTCCTGGAACGGATCGAAAAGCTGGCCCATCAGCACGCCGCCGAGTCCGGCTGA
- a CDS encoding BON domain-containing protein — protein sequence MNATVTPRMEPADILQNSPLPQLRRLQVVVNDQEVIILGKVTSYYMKQLAQESLRPSIGRRRLINRVEVCRHGKTE from the coding sequence ATGAACGCGACTGTCACCCCTCGCATGGAGCCGGCCGACATTCTCCAGAACAGTCCTCTCCCCCAACTTCGCCGGTTGCAGGTCGTGGTCAACGACCAGGAAGTGATCATCCTAGGAAAGGTCACGAGTTACTACATGAAGCAGTTGGCGCAGGAGTCGCTTCGGCCCTCGATTGGCCGCCGCCGCCTGATCAACCGGGTGGAGGTCTGCCGGCACGGTAAGACGGAGTGA